Proteins encoded within one genomic window of Panacibacter microcysteis:
- a CDS encoding patatin-like phospholipase family protein produces the protein MKQLPFLSFLLISFFCVAQRPKIGLTLSGGGAKGIAHIGILKALDSAGLNVDYVTGTSMGSIIGALYAAGYSGDSIAALAQKIDWDLLLTNSASLQVLSIEEKEEYSKYAVELPWVNNAFRLPSGVLESEELWLKLSEFFFPVYATKNFQHFTRGFKCIATDVASGEGVVIDSGEIVSAIRSSMAIPSVFTAVDYNGRKFVDGGVVRNFPVRDVREMGADLVIGSNVAGGLLPKEKINNVFQVLLQVAFFREDADAVNERKLCNIYIKHNLDNFNMGSFGSTEEIMKEGFAKGDSLYPYFKKIADSLNAIYGPDKSVRKTLPKIDSVRITEYEVKGLNRTNENFFLHRTGFKNNQWYTAALLSAGIRKAFGTRYYNKIIYSLHPLPDGTCKIIFSVVENPLTFAKLGLHYNTFSGISLIGNITTRDFFTPYSRTSATLNIGENLRVKAEHLQFFGKFKTLSVKANVQAENLGFNTYTNFTKDGLYRQGYVMTNLNVTWNLARKYAFGIGTRFESFRYRPQITSKFEVRGKNSLWNSYMQIRLNTLSNAVYPKRGSKVDIEAGYVYSQHPKVSFYNQGEPITNIDSLGFNFNNFIRTRFSYEHYYPLSAKYTFTTLIQAGINFNQQESILNNYIIGGLNNYFRNQVTFVGLNEGSVNASSIATLQFGLRYQMYNNLFLIARANGGFYNFIGSNKSFSSSTLLTGYGLTLGYNFVLGPLEISAMYSDQSKKVLPYINLGIPF, from the coding sequence ATGAAGCAGCTACCGTTTCTTTCTTTTTTACTGATCAGTTTTTTTTGTGTTGCACAGCGTCCTAAGATTGGTCTTACGCTGAGTGGTGGCGGTGCCAAAGGAATTGCGCATATCGGTATTTTAAAAGCGCTTGATTCAGCAGGGCTCAATGTTGACTATGTTACCGGTACAAGTATGGGCAGCATCATTGGAGCGCTGTATGCCGCAGGGTATTCCGGCGATAGCATAGCAGCGCTTGCACAAAAAATAGACTGGGATCTGCTGCTAACCAACAGTGCATCATTGCAGGTATTAAGTATAGAAGAAAAAGAAGAATATAGTAAGTACGCTGTAGAGCTGCCGTGGGTGAACAATGCATTCAGGCTGCCAAGTGGTGTGCTTGAATCTGAAGAGTTGTGGCTTAAGCTAAGTGAATTTTTCTTCCCTGTATATGCGACTAAAAATTTTCAACATTTTACACGTGGTTTTAAATGTATTGCCACTGATGTTGCCAGCGGTGAGGGTGTGGTTATAGATAGTGGCGAAATTGTTTCCGCAATAAGATCGAGCATGGCAATACCATCTGTATTTACAGCAGTAGATTATAATGGGCGAAAGTTTGTAGATGGAGGTGTTGTTAGAAATTTTCCTGTAAGAGATGTAAGGGAAATGGGTGCAGACCTGGTGATTGGCAGTAATGTAGCCGGCGGTTTGTTGCCAAAAGAAAAGATCAACAATGTTTTCCAGGTTCTGCTGCAGGTGGCTTTTTTCAGGGAAGATGCTGATGCAGTGAATGAGCGAAAGCTTTGTAATATTTATATTAAGCACAACCTCGACAATTTCAATATGGGTAGTTTTGGTTCTACGGAAGAAATAATGAAAGAAGGTTTTGCAAAAGGTGATAGCCTATACCCGTATTTCAAAAAAATTGCAGATTCACTGAATGCTATTTACGGGCCAGACAAATCAGTAAGAAAAACCTTGCCTAAGATAGACTCTGTAAGGATTACAGAGTACGAGGTAAAGGGGCTCAACAGGACAAACGAAAACTTTTTTTTGCATAGAACCGGTTTTAAAAATAACCAGTGGTATACTGCCGCGTTGCTGTCTGCCGGCATCCGCAAAGCCTTTGGCACACGCTATTACAATAAAATAATTTATTCTTTGCACCCTTTGCCCGACGGAACCTGCAAGATAATCTTCAGCGTTGTGGAGAACCCGCTTACATTCGCCAAGTTAGGTTTGCATTACAATACTTTTAGTGGCATCAGCCTGATTGGCAACATTACGACGAGAGATTTTTTTACACCTTATTCAAGAACTTCAGCAACATTAAACATCGGCGAGAATCTGCGTGTAAAAGCAGAACACCTGCAGTTCTTTGGTAAGTTTAAAACACTGTCTGTAAAAGCAAATGTACAGGCCGAGAATCTTGGTTTTAATACGTATACAAATTTTACCAAGGACGGGTTGTACAGGCAAGGGTACGTAATGACAAACCTCAACGTAACCTGGAATCTTGCCAGGAAATATGCATTTGGTATTGGCACGAGGTTCGAGAGTTTCAGGTATCGCCCGCAGATAACATCAAAATTTGAAGTACGCGGTAAAAACAGTCTTTGGAACAGCTATATGCAAATCCGGTTAAATACGTTGAGTAACGCAGTTTATCCCAAGCGCGGCTCTAAAGTAGACATAGAAGCAGGTTATGTTTATTCTCAGCATCCCAAAGTTTCATTTTATAACCAGGGAGAACCTATTACCAATATTGATTCGCTTGGTTTCAACTTCAATAATTTTATCAGAACCAGGTTTTCATACGAACATTATTACCCGTTATCGGCAAAATATACATTTACCACCCTTATACAGGCTGGTATTAATTTTAATCAGCAGGAAAGTATTTTGAACAATTATATCATTGGTGGTCTTAATAACTATTTTCGTAACCAGGTTACGTTTGTTGGCTTGAATGAAGGCAGCGTAAATGCCAGCAGTATTGCTACGCTCCAATTTGGTTTACGTTACCAGATGTATAATAATCTTTTTCTGATCGCCCGTGCAAATGGTGGTTTCTACAATTTTATCGGGAGTAATAAATCTTTCAGCAGTTCCACTTTGCTTACAGGTTACGGGTTAACACTGGGATATAATTTTGTACTGGGTCCGCTTGAAATCAGCGCAATGTACAGCGATCAATCCAAGAAAGTATTGCCTTATATCAATCTTGGCATTCCTTTCTAA